In a genomic window of Streptobacillus felis:
- a CDS encoding adenylosuccinate synthase, whose amino-acid sequence MKKYNTYVVVGTQWGDEGKGKIIDVLSPDADYVVRYQGGNNAGHTVIVGEDKFILHLLPSGVINNKGKCIIGSGVVVDIDVLLDEISKLESRGKDLSNLYVDERTHVIMPYHISIDKAKEEALGENKIGTTQRGIGPCYNDKISRNGIRMGDLLDFDRFKDKLEWNIKEKNDILEKYGYPTFSFEELLEKYKVLAEKMKDRIIDSVFEINQAVVEGKKVLFEGAQALMLDIDYGTYPYVTTSSPTAGGACVGSGVSPNKINRVLGVMKAYTTRVGEGPFPTELNNEIGENLRAVGHEFGATTGRPRRCGWLDLVVGKYATLINGLTDIVLTKLDVLTGLETIKVAIAYDINGKIHQTYSANLRKSQEIEIIYKEFPGWTEDISKIKNYEELPENCKRYVEFIEGYLETPVSLISVGPSREQNIYRGEF is encoded by the coding sequence ATGAAAAAATATAATACTTATGTTGTAGTAGGAACACAATGGGGAGATGAAGGTAAAGGAAAAATTATAGATGTATTATCTCCAGATGCAGATTATGTAGTTAGATATCAAGGTGGAAATAATGCAGGTCATACTGTAATAGTAGGAGAAGATAAGTTCATATTACATTTATTACCATCAGGTGTAATTAATAATAAAGGTAAATGTATTATAGGTTCAGGAGTAGTAGTTGACATAGATGTATTATTAGATGAAATTTCTAAACTTGAGTCTAGGGGTAAGGATTTAAGTAACCTATATGTAGATGAAAGAACACATGTTATTATGCCATATCATATTTCTATTGATAAAGCTAAAGAAGAGGCACTTGGAGAAAATAAAATAGGGACTACTCAAAGAGGAATAGGTCCTTGCTATAATGATAAAATTTCAAGAAATGGAATTAGAATGGGAGATTTATTAGACTTTGATAGATTCAAAGATAAATTAGAATGGAATATTAAAGAAAAAAATGATATTTTAGAAAAATATGGATATCCAACATTCTCTTTTGAAGAATTATTAGAAAAATATAAAGTTTTAGCTGAAAAAATGAAAGATAGAATAATAGATTCAGTATTTGAAATTAACCAAGCTGTTGTGGAAGGTAAAAAAGTTCTATTTGAAGGAGCTCAAGCATTAATGTTAGATATAGATTATGGAACTTATCCATATGTTACAACATCATCTCCTACAGCTGGAGGAGCTTGTGTTGGAAGTGGAGTTTCACCTAATAAAATAAATAGAGTATTAGGAGTAATGAAAGCATATACAACTCGTGTTGGTGAAGGACCTTTCCCTACAGAATTAAATAATGAAATTGGTGAAAATTTAAGAGCTGTAGGACATGAATTTGGAGCTACAACAGGTAGACCAAGAAGATGTGGATGGTTAGATTTAGTTGTTGGTAAATATGCAACATTAATTAATGGATTAACAGATATAGTATTAACAAAATTAGATGTATTAACAGGGCTTGAAACTATCAAAGTAGCTATAGCTTATGATATTAATGGTAAGATACATCAAACTTATTCTGCTAACTTAAGAAAATCACAAGAAATAGAGATAATATATAAAGAATTCCCAGGATGGACAGAAGATATATCTAAAATTAAAAATTATGAAGAATTACCTGAAAACTGTAAGAGATATGTTGAATTTATTGAAGGTTATTTAGAAACTCCAGTAAGTTTAATTTCAGTAGGACCAAGTAGAGAACAAAATATTTATAGAGGTGAATTTTAA
- the purB gene encoding adenylosuccinate lyase, with the protein MNKYVNPLCERYASEEMQYIFSPDFKFSTWRKLWVNLAKSEQELGLDFITDDMIKEMEENIHNIDYSLAAKYEKDLKHDVMAHVHTFGDLVPNARKIIHLGATSAYVGDNTDIIQIKEGLLLVRKKLVSVIERMAKFAEMYKGLPTLGFTHFQAAQLTTVGKRASLWIQSLLYDLEELEFRLDNLKFRGAKGTTGTQASYKELFNDFEKVKKLDELVTEKAGFKVKQTLSSQTYDRKQDSQILQLLSNIAQSAHKITNDFRILQHLKEIEEPFGKKQIGSSAMAYKRNPMRSERVASLAKFVMANGHNGELVASTQWFERTLDDSADKRLSVPQSFLAIDGILILLLNIFENTVVYEKIIKRNLDKELPFMATENIIMKAVENGMDRQDVHEIIRELSMEAAKNVKLEGLDNNLIELIKKDGRLDIIKDEIDSILEAERFIGYSKEQVEEFLNNDIYPVLDKYKEEIIKSHTEIDK; encoded by the coding sequence ATGAATAAATACGTGAATCCATTATGCGAAAGATATGCAAGTGAAGAAATGCAATACATTTTCTCTCCAGATTTTAAATTTTCTACTTGGAGAAAACTATGGGTAAATTTAGCTAAATCTGAACAAGAATTAGGTTTAGATTTCATTACAGATGATATGATTAAAGAAATGGAAGAAAATATTCATAATATAGACTATAGTTTAGCCGCTAAATATGAAAAGGATTTAAAACATGATGTTATGGCTCATGTACATACTTTTGGTGATTTAGTTCCTAATGCTAGAAAGATTATTCATTTAGGTGCAACTAGTGCATATGTTGGAGATAATACAGATATTATACAAATAAAAGAAGGTTTATTACTTGTTAGAAAAAAATTAGTATCTGTAATAGAAAGAATGGCAAAATTTGCAGAAATGTATAAAGGGTTACCTACTTTAGGATTTACACACTTTCAAGCAGCACAACTTACTACAGTAGGTAAAAGAGCTTCACTTTGGATACAATCACTACTTTATGATTTAGAAGAATTAGAATTTAGATTAGATAATTTAAAATTTAGAGGAGCTAAAGGTACTACTGGTACACAAGCAAGCTATAAAGAACTATTTAATGATTTTGAAAAAGTAAAAAAATTAGATGAATTAGTTACAGAAAAAGCAGGATTTAAAGTTAAACAGACTTTATCTTCTCAAACTTATGATAGAAAACAAGATTCACAAATCTTACAACTTTTATCTAATATTGCACAAAGTGCTCATAAAATAACTAATGATTTTAGAATATTACAACATTTAAAAGAGATAGAAGAACCATTTGGTAAAAAACAAATAGGATCATCAGCTATGGCATATAAAAGAAATCCTATGAGAAGTGAAAGAGTAGCTTCACTTGCAAAATTTGTTATGGCTAATGGTCATAATGGAGAATTAGTTGCATCTACTCAATGGTTTGAAAGAACTTTAGATGATTCTGCTGACAAAAGATTATCTGTACCACAAAGCTTTTTAGCTATAGATGGTATATTAATACTATTGTTAAATATTTTTGAAAATACTGTAGTATATGAAAAAATTATAAAAAGAAATCTTGATAAAGAATTACCGTTTATGGCTACTGAAAATATAATAATGAAAGCCGTTGAAAATGGTATGGATAGACAAGATGTACATGAAATTATTAGAGAATTATCTATGGAAGCTGCTAAGAATGTTAAACTTGAAGGACTTGATAATAATTTAATAGAATTAATTAAAAAAGATGGTAGATTAGATATTATTAAAGATGAAATAGATAGCATACTTGAAGCAGAAAGATTTATAGGATATTCAAAAGAACAGGTAGAAGAGTTCTTAAATAATGATATCTATCCTGTTTTAGATAAGTATAAAGAAGAGATAATCAAATCACATACGGAGATAGATAAATAA